Proteins found in one Bacteroidota bacterium genomic segment:
- the folP gene encoding dihydropteroate synthase: MGIVNITPDSFSDGGRYLMADAAIEHGLKLLSEGADWLDLGAESTRPGAAPVPESLESDRLLPVIEGILKHRPDAVLSIDTTKSAVAARCLEQGAAVINDISGGTFDPGMIQVVARSGAGYIVMHIQGTPKTMQANPVYQDVVAEVAGFLNTQCRLALEAGVPAVFRDPGFGFGKTLEHNYQLLKNLPRLCHSGQPLVVGLSRKSMIGLVTGKPAGERVIGSKILEFQACLGGARLLRVHDVAETVDMLKLLSFMEKVS, translated from the coding sequence ATGGGGATCGTCAATATCACCCCCGACTCCTTCTCGGATGGCGGCCGGTATCTGATGGCAGACGCCGCCATTGAACATGGTCTGAAATTACTCTCCGAGGGTGCCGACTGGCTGGATCTGGGTGCAGAATCCACCCGTCCGGGAGCCGCACCTGTTCCTGAATCACTGGAATCGGACCGGCTGCTCCCGGTGATAGAAGGAATTCTGAAGCACCGTCCTGATGCCGTTTTATCCATTGATACCACCAAATCAGCAGTGGCAGCCCGTTGTCTGGAGCAAGGCGCTGCCGTGATCAATGACATATCGGGTGGTACTTTTGATCCGGGAATGATCCAAGTGGTGGCCCGCTCGGGTGCTGGTTACATTGTCATGCACATACAGGGAACCCCAAAAACCATGCAGGCCAACCCGGTGTATCAGGATGTGGTAGCCGAGGTGGCTGGTTTTCTGAACACGCAGTGCCGGTTGGCGCTTGAAGCAGGTGTCCCTGCCGTTTTCAGGGATCCCGGTTTCGGTTTCGGAAAAACGCTGGAACACAACTATCAACTCTTAAAAAACCTGCCTCGCCTGTGCCATTCCGGTCAGCCGCTTGTTGTCGGACTTTCCAGAAAAAGTATGATTGGCCTGGTAACCGGCAAACCGGCCGGTGAACGGGTGATTGGCTCTAAAATTCTTGAGTTTCAGGCCTGTCTGGGCGGTGCCCGGCTGCTCCGTGTCCATGATGTGGCCGAAACTGTTGATATGCTGAAACTGCTTTCCTTCATGGAAAAGGTGTCCTGA
- a CDS encoding glycosyltransferase family 2 protein has protein sequence MPVNQPMTILIPAFQAASYLPDLMEKIGKVAPDISVIIVDDGSNDGTGQLLFPPNCLLLSKEKNEGKGAAIQTGLKHIRGGWVLCMDADLQHDPDDLPLFIAHLNRYPDTDLIVGKRRFDPPMPVQRRLSNRLSSFLTALRCRHPVPDVQCGFRAFRLESLPRFNWNDTGYLFETEMIMKALLNGCKVDWIPVSTIYNSSHSHIRPWETIRKFVTLWLLSFSWERNGRPRLQS, from the coding sequence ATGCCTGTCAACCAGCCGATGACCATCCTGATTCCAGCCTTTCAGGCTGCCTCGTATTTGCCCGATCTGATGGAAAAAATCGGAAAAGTGGCCCCGGATATTTCCGTGATCATTGTGGATGATGGCAGCAACGACGGCACCGGCCAACTATTATTCCCCCCGAACTGTCTGCTTCTGAGTAAGGAGAAAAATGAGGGGAAAGGGGCTGCCATCCAGACCGGACTGAAGCACATCAGGGGAGGATGGGTCCTTTGCATGGATGCCGACCTGCAGCATGACCCGGATGATTTACCCCTTTTCATCGCCCATTTGAACCGGTACCCCGACACCGATCTGATTGTCGGAAAACGTCGTTTCGACCCGCCCATGCCTGTTCAGAGGCGTTTGAGCAACCGGCTCAGTTCCTTTCTGACAGCCCTTCGATGCCGCCATCCTGTTCCGGATGTTCAGTGTGGATTCCGTGCCTTCCGCCTGGAATCACTTCCCCGCTTCAACTGGAATGACACCGGTTATCTGTTCGAAACGGAAATGATCATGAAAGCCCTCCTGAATGGTTGTAAAGTTGACTGGATTCCCGTTTCAACCATTTACAATTCCAGCCATAGCCACATTCGTCCTTGGGAGACCATCCGGAAATTTGTAACTTTGTGGCTTTTGTCTTTTAGCTGGGAACGGAATGGCCGACCACGCCTTCAATCGTGA
- a CDS encoding DedA family protein, with product MPIKAIASSFTGWSYRLKHWVEEKANHAHSRWWLAFISFIESSFFPIPPDFLMIPLAVLQPKKSYMFAFISTVFSVLGGVAGYFIGLWAYDLIGIYIMEFIGWIAGKPGDVMLETARNYFLEYGVWAVIIAGFTPIPYKVFTIAAGFFGMALPAFVFASVIGRAGRFYLVATFIYFIGPKIKSFIDNYFDKILLAGTALLILGFAALKLL from the coding sequence ATGCCAATTAAAGCCATTGCGTCCTCATTTACCGGCTGGTCCTACCGCCTGAAACATTGGGTCGAAGAAAAGGCCAATCATGCTCACAGTCGCTGGTGGCTTGCCTTTATCTCGTTTATCGAAAGCAGTTTCTTTCCGATTCCCCCCGATTTTCTCATGATTCCTCTTGCGGTTTTGCAACCGAAGAAATCGTATATGTTCGCCTTTATTTCCACAGTTTTCTCCGTACTGGGTGGCGTGGCTGGTTACTTCATCGGGCTGTGGGCCTATGACCTGATCGGAATTTACATCATGGAATTCATCGGGTGGATTGCCGGAAAACCGGGTGATGTCATGCTGGAAACTGCACGAAATTATTTCCTTGAATATGGGGTCTGGGCAGTGATTATTGCCGGATTCACCCCAATTCCCTACAAGGTGTTTACCATTGCGGCGGGATTCTTCGGGATGGCCCTGCCGGCCTTTGTATTTGCATCGGTCATCGGACGCGCAGGCCGGTTTTACCTGGTCGCCACGTTCATCTACTTTATCGGACCGAAAATCAAATCATTTATTGATAATTACTTCGATAAAATTCTGTTAGCCGGAACAGCCCTGCTGATTCTTGGTTTTGCTGCTCTGAAACTTTTATAA
- a CDS encoding protein-L-isoaspartate(D-aspartate) O-methyltransferase: MADHAFNRERQELADILRKKGISDDRVLAAIASVHRHRFVQSALIHRAYEDVALPIGLNQTISQPYTVAVMTQALGVQPGDRILEIGTGSGYQAAILATMGCQVFTIERHLELMNQARTLLETLGYRVVFRCADGTLGWSNYAPYNGIVVTAGAPVVPDSLIKQLKPGGRLVIPVGDERIQNLKVIRLLDDNRTHTDTIEGFKFVPLIGVHGWKS, encoded by the coding sequence ATGGCCGACCACGCCTTCAATCGTGAACGACAGGAACTGGCAGACATCCTCAGAAAAAAGGGGATTTCAGACGACCGTGTGCTGGCGGCCATCGCCTCTGTTCACAGACACCGGTTTGTTCAGTCAGCACTGATTCACCGGGCCTATGAAGACGTGGCCCTCCCCATCGGACTGAATCAGACCATTTCACAGCCTTACACAGTGGCCGTGATGACACAGGCACTGGGCGTTCAGCCCGGAGACCGTATTCTTGAAATCGGGACGGGGTCGGGTTACCAGGCAGCCATTCTTGCAACCATGGGGTGTCAGGTCTTTACCATCGAACGTCATCTGGAACTGATGAACCAGGCCAGAACCCTGCTTGAAACCCTTGGATACCGTGTGGTGTTCAGGTGTGCCGACGGGACTCTTGGATGGTCAAACTATGCCCCGTATAATGGCATTGTGGTGACGGCCGGGGCTCCTGTTGTACCTGATTCACTGATTAAGCAACTGAAACCCGGCGGACGGCTGGTCATTCCGGTCGGTGATGAACGGATTCAGAACCTGAAAGTAATCAGGCTGCTCGATGACAACCGAACCCACACCGACACCATCGAAGGGTTCAAATTTGTGCCGCTGATCGGTGTTCACGGCTGGAAATCCTGA
- a CDS encoding sugar kinase yields MSLLVVGSVALDTIETPFGKADDALGGSATFITAAASFFYQDIHLVGVVGGDFPKVHIDFLKDRGINLNGLQIIEEGKTFRWHGRYHFDLNTRDTLDTQLNVFESFNPIIPEAARQADIVCLGNIHPILQRQVLDQVINPKLVIADTMNFWITGAYDELVKTLARVDLLSINDSEARELAGEYNLIRAARKIMAMGPHTLIIKKGEHGALLFTQDEVFSAPAFPLEDIFDPTGAGDTFMGGFAGYIAKQGKLDNANLRRAVVYGSTLASFSVEKFSLERLQDLTMQDINHRYRQFNNLCRFDPD; encoded by the coding sequence GTGAGTCTGCTTGTCGTCGGGTCAGTTGCCCTCGATACCATTGAAACACCGTTTGGAAAAGCTGATGACGCCCTGGGCGGATCGGCAACCTTTATCACCGCTGCTGCCTCGTTTTTTTATCAGGATATCCATCTGGTTGGTGTGGTTGGCGGTGACTTCCCAAAAGTTCATATAGATTTTCTCAAAGACCGGGGAATCAATCTGAACGGATTGCAGATCATCGAGGAAGGAAAAACCTTCCGCTGGCACGGCCGGTATCATTTTGACCTGAATACCCGCGATACACTCGACACTCAGCTGAATGTGTTTGAATCTTTCAATCCGATTATTCCTGAAGCAGCCCGTCAGGCCGATATTGTTTGTCTGGGTAATATACACCCCATCCTGCAAAGACAGGTTCTCGATCAGGTGATTAACCCAAAGCTGGTCATTGCTGATACCATGAATTTCTGGATCACCGGGGCTTATGATGAGCTAGTAAAAACACTGGCCCGGGTCGATCTGCTCAGCATTAACGATTCCGAAGCGCGTGAACTGGCCGGGGAGTATAACCTGATCAGAGCCGCCCGGAAAATCATGGCCATGGGCCCACACACGCTTATTATCAAAAAGGGTGAACACGGAGCCCTGCTGTTTACGCAGGATGAAGTTTTCAGTGCACCCGCCTTTCCGCTTGAAGATATTTTCGACCCGACCGGCGCCGGTGATACCTTTATGGGAGGCTTTGCTGGTTACATTGCCAAACAGGGAAAACTGGACAATGCCAACCTTCGCCGCGCGGTGGTTTATGGTTCAACGCTGGCATCTTTCTCGGTTGAAAAATTCAGCCTGGAGCGGTTGCAGGATCTGACCATGCAGGATATCAATCACCGGTACCGCCAGTTCAACAATCTCTGCCGGTTCGATCCGGATTAA